In a genomic window of Allomeiothermus silvanus DSM 9946:
- a CDS encoding penicillin acylase family protein: protein MRRFLRGLGRFLGILLGLLVVAGVVGFFWLRGATLAQHDGRLALGGLSAPVEVLREPRGVVHIKAENTHDMFFALGVVHAQERLWQMEFQRRVGAGRLSEVLGKATLEQDKFLRTWGFYRSAERAYQGISPQAKAAVDAYVAGVNAYLATNPPLPLEFRLLGFRPEPWKSADVMVWAKMMAYDLSGNWRSELQRYAWAAQGMSPERMAQLRPPYPEDAPTVLQSEDLKLPPPAPGESQPARTLLALAHSLPNNLVLAGDDKARASNNWVISGSRTTTGKPLLANDPHLGLGVPSVWFLVDLEAPGYRAIGSSFPGLPAVVIGRNDRIGWGVTTVGADVQDLYILDQVSGGYRYQGGIEPFQTRTETIKVKGQPDVRITVRESRYGPVISDVVKSAGSKPLALRWTALDPEDKTIEAFLGLAEAKNWAEFKAALSHYNAPSQNFVYADVDGNIAYMAPGKFPIRKPGHSGLMPVPGDGNWDWQGYLPQEEWPQVYNPKEGFIVTANNKVTAPGYPHTISLEWEEPYRAERIRQMILAKDKLSPEDMIAMQKDLKSLLYDAFKPVLETLTPLSEAAGEWKAKLLAWDGVARPEQQEPSVFEAWYTELTRLPKKEVGQEFWEEPRYILSALKSNDPNCDQPETTFAESCADFAALALERALKRLGEPVPRWGDLHQATFKHPVLTNVAPLRRFVDRAVPHGGDRYTVNRGAYDPANFHMTVGSSYRQILDFSDLERSLYIHPMGQSGSPLSGDFANLLPLWQRGEYLAMKTQDYPVQSRQRLEPLR from the coding sequence ATGCGCCGCTTCTTGCGTGGTCTCGGACGTTTTCTTGGAATATTGCTCGGCTTGCTGGTGGTGGCGGGGGTGGTGGGTTTTTTCTGGCTGCGCGGTGCCACCCTGGCCCAGCACGACGGGCGCTTGGCCCTAGGGGGGCTCTCGGCCCCGGTGGAGGTGCTGCGCGAGCCGCGCGGGGTGGTGCACATCAAGGCCGAGAACACCCACGATATGTTCTTCGCGCTGGGGGTAGTGCATGCCCAAGAGCGCCTGTGGCAGATGGAGTTCCAGCGGCGGGTGGGGGCCGGGCGGCTTTCGGAGGTGCTAGGGAAGGCTACCTTGGAGCAGGACAAATTCCTGCGCACCTGGGGGTTTTACCGCTCTGCTGAGCGGGCGTACCAAGGGATCTCGCCCCAGGCCAAGGCCGCAGTGGATGCGTATGTGGCTGGGGTCAACGCCTACCTCGCCACCAACCCTCCCTTGCCCCTCGAGTTCCGCCTTTTAGGGTTTCGCCCCGAGCCCTGGAAGTCCGCCGACGTGATGGTCTGGGCCAAGATGATGGCCTACGACCTCTCGGGGAACTGGCGCAGCGAACTCCAGCGCTACGCCTGGGCTGCTCAGGGGATGAGCCCCGAACGTATGGCCCAGCTTCGCCCGCCCTACCCCGAGGATGCCCCTACCGTGTTGCAATCGGAAGACCTCAAGTTGCCGCCCCCGGCCCCGGGGGAGAGCCAACCGGCCCGTACCCTGCTCGCCTTGGCCCATTCCTTGCCCAACAATCTGGTGCTCGCGGGCGACGACAAAGCCCGGGCTTCCAACAACTGGGTGATCTCCGGCTCGCGCACCACCACCGGCAAACCCCTGCTCGCCAACGACCCGCACCTGGGGCTGGGGGTGCCCTCGGTCTGGTTTTTGGTGGACCTCGAGGCCCCCGGCTACCGCGCAATAGGCTCGAGCTTCCCCGGATTGCCCGCGGTGGTGATCGGGCGCAACGACCGCATCGGCTGGGGCGTGACCACCGTCGGGGCCGATGTGCAAGACCTCTACATCCTGGACCAAGTCAGCGGTGGCTACCGCTACCAGGGGGGGATCGAACCCTTCCAAACCCGTACCGAGACCATCAAGGTCAAGGGCCAGCCCGACGTGCGGATTACCGTGCGCGAAAGCCGCTACGGCCCGGTGATCAGCGATGTGGTCAAGTCCGCCGGGAGCAAGCCTTTGGCCTTGCGCTGGACCGCTCTGGACCCCGAGGACAAGACCATCGAGGCTTTCCTAGGCCTCGCCGAGGCCAAAAATTGGGCCGAGTTCAAAGCGGCCCTCAGCCACTACAACGCCCCTAGCCAGAACTTTGTCTACGCCGACGTAGACGGCAACATCGCTTACATGGCCCCGGGCAAGTTTCCCATCCGCAAACCTGGGCATTCGGGCCTTATGCCGGTTCCGGGCGACGGAAACTGGGACTGGCAGGGCTATCTTCCCCAGGAGGAATGGCCCCAGGTGTATAACCCCAAGGAGGGATTTATCGTCACCGCCAACAACAAGGTCACCGCTCCGGGGTACCCGCACACCATCAGCCTGGAGTGGGAGGAGCCTTACCGGGCCGAGCGGATCCGCCAGATGATCCTCGCCAAGGACAAGCTCTCCCCAGAGGACATGATCGCCATGCAAAAGGACCTAAAGAGTCTGCTCTATGACGCCTTCAAGCCGGTCTTGGAAACCCTTACCCCCTTGAGCGAGGCGGCGGGAGAGTGGAAAGCCAAGCTGCTGGCCTGGGACGGGGTGGCGCGCCCCGAGCAGCAAGAACCTTCGGTATTTGAGGCTTGGTACACCGAACTCACCCGATTGCCCAAGAAAGAAGTCGGGCAGGAGTTTTGGGAAGAGCCGCGCTACATCCTCTCTGCCCTAAAGAGCAACGACCCCAACTGTGACCAGCCCGAGACCACGTTCGCCGAAAGCTGCGCCGACTTCGCCGCTTTGGCCCTCGAGCGGGCCCTCAAACGCCTGGGGGAGCCAGTGCCGCGTTGGGGTGACCTGCACCAGGCCACTTTCAAACACCCGGTACTCACCAATGTGGCCCCGCTGCGCCGGTTTGTAGACCGGGCGGTTCCCCACGGCGGCGATCGCTACACCGTAAATAGGGGTGCTTACGACCCGGCCAACTTCCACATGACGGTGGGCTCGTCGTACCGACAGATCCTGGACTTCTCCGACCTCGAGCGCTCGCTATACATCCACCCCATGGGCCAGTCGGGTTCGCCCCTCTCGGGCGATTTCGCCAACCTGCTTCCCCTGTGGCAGCGCGGCGAGTACCTGGCCATGAAAACCCAAGACTATCCGGTGCAAAGCCGCCAACGGCTCGAGCCGCTGCGGTAG
- a CDS encoding ABC transporter ATP-binding protein encodes MLAIEASGLRKVYRGKAAVEHLSLEVAPGEVFGFLGPNGAGKTTTVKMLLGLVHPTSGIARILGKPLGDLETKAKIGFLPELFRFHDWMTGKEFLRFHGRLYGMDGGDLERRIPEVLELVGLLGRENERIRGYSKGMQQRIGLAQAILNRPRLVFLDEPTSALDPIGRREVREIIHHLKEQGTTVFLNSHLLSEVELTCDRVAIVNKGQVVRSGTLDELLNARLEVEIRLDVLSSELLTQLSAIGRLVRTVGPTVYLEIPAEETLPKIAEAVVRSGARLYALKPERMSLEDLFVQLVEGGVG; translated from the coding sequence ATGCTGGCGATTGAGGCCTCGGGGTTGCGCAAGGTGTACCGGGGCAAGGCGGCGGTCGAGCACCTCTCGCTCGAGGTTGCCCCAGGCGAGGTTTTCGGATTCTTAGGACCCAACGGGGCGGGGAAGACCACCACCGTCAAGATGCTCCTGGGATTGGTTCACCCGACCTCGGGGATCGCGCGAATCCTGGGCAAGCCGCTGGGTGACCTGGAAACCAAGGCCAAGATCGGCTTTCTGCCCGAGCTCTTCCGCTTCCACGACTGGATGACCGGGAAGGAATTCCTACGCTTTCACGGGCGGCTATACGGGATGGATGGGGGCGACCTCGAGCGCCGTATCCCCGAAGTCTTAGAACTCGTGGGCTTACTGGGCCGCGAGAACGAGCGGATCCGTGGTTACTCCAAGGGGATGCAGCAGCGGATTGGGCTGGCCCAGGCCATCCTCAACCGGCCCCGGCTGGTCTTCCTTGACGAGCCGACCTCCGCCTTGGATCCCATCGGACGGCGGGAGGTGCGCGAGATCATCCATCACCTCAAGGAGCAAGGCACCACGGTGTTTCTCAACTCCCACCTCTTGTCAGAGGTCGAACTGACCTGTGACCGGGTGGCCATCGTCAACAAGGGCCAGGTAGTGCGGAGTGGAACCCTGGACGAACTCCTCAACGCTCGGCTCGAGGTCGAAATCCGGCTCGATGTGCTCAGCTCGGAACTGCTGACGCAGCTCTCGGCCATTGGCAGGCTGGTACGCACCGTCGGGCCCACGGTGTACCTGGAAATCCCCGCTGAGGAAACCCTGCCTAAAATCGCCGAAGCAGTGGTGCGCTCGGGGGCGCGCCTATACGCCCTCAAGCCCGAGCGGATGAGCTTGGAGGACCTCTTCGTCCAACTTGTCGAGGGAGGGGTTGGGTGA
- a CDS encoding ABC transporter permease — protein sequence MSKVLLMARITWQEAWSRRLVLAILLLTVGFLGFYLLGVQFLDERLRSRAAELGRSDDLEGFLIARATVETLGMYIVNFLGNLLAVLVALSTISGEIDSGTLQSILTKPIRRYQVVLGKWLGFAALVALFVTLISSGLLVGVKTLTGYLPPSPLEVVALMNLGAQLLLAVTILGGTLFSTLTNGVVLFTLYGLSVAGGIVGSIGQLFRVPLLETLNAVSIAILPSDAIWRGASYYLQPVQLLNAFSEAGARGNPFVSTAPPDPIVLLWTGVYLLLALLLGVGVFNRRDL from the coding sequence GTGAGCAAGGTATTGCTGATGGCTCGGATCACGTGGCAGGAGGCCTGGAGCCGCCGGTTGGTGCTGGCGATTCTGCTCCTGACGGTGGGCTTTTTGGGCTTTTACCTGCTGGGGGTTCAGTTCCTGGATGAGCGGCTTCGCTCGCGCGCCGCCGAGCTAGGCCGCAGCGATGACCTCGAGGGCTTTCTCATCGCTCGCGCCACCGTAGAAACGCTGGGGATGTACATCGTCAATTTCCTGGGGAATCTGCTGGCGGTGTTGGTTGCGCTCTCCACGATCAGCGGCGAGATCGACTCGGGGACGCTCCAATCCATCCTGACCAAGCCGATCCGCCGCTACCAGGTGGTGCTGGGGAAATGGTTGGGCTTCGCCGCGCTGGTGGCGCTCTTCGTGACCCTGATCTCCTCGGGTTTGCTGGTTGGCGTGAAGACCCTCACTGGCTATCTGCCGCCCTCTCCGCTGGAGGTGGTAGCGCTGATGAACTTGGGTGCCCAGCTTCTCCTGGCCGTGACCATCTTGGGCGGGACGTTGTTCTCCACGCTCACCAACGGGGTGGTGCTCTTCACCCTGTACGGCCTGTCGGTAGCGGGGGGGATCGTTGGCTCGATTGGACAACTCTTCCGGGTGCCCCTGCTCGAGACCCTGAATGCGGTGAGTATCGCTATTCTGCCCAGCGATGCAATCTGGCGGGGGGCTTCTTACTACCTACAACCTGTCCAACTGCTCAACGCTTTTTCTGAGGCGGGGGCTCGGGGGAACCCTTTCGTGAGCACCGCCCCACCAGACCCCATCGTGCTGCTGTGGACCGGGGTGTATCTGCTCCTGGCGCTTTTGCTCGGGGTAGGGGTGTTCAACCGCCGCGATCTGTAG
- a CDS encoding ABC transporter ATP-binding protein: MQVLEPKIQTSPAPPVLRVRSLSKRFGNVSAVERVDLEVHRGEIFGFLGPNGAGKTTTLGMILGLVRPTAGDIEVLGQRVGSGRTTVLRKVGALLGAPALYPHLSGRTHLELLARLQGGVSPGRIVEVLEWVGLSKAAHRLAGTYSTGMKQRLGIAMALLGEPELLILDEPTSGMDPAGMKETRELMKSLAASGITLIFSSHLLHEVEAVCDRIAVIHRGRLVAQGAVQELLSKGEGVRVKVDAPEEAALILSGLARRTEIVGDYLEVFGLDVKEIVRQLVAAGFVPSEVLPLRSDLEELFLELTREGEGR, from the coding sequence ATGCAGGTATTGGAACCGAAAATCCAGACGAGCCCGGCGCCGCCGGTGCTCCGGGTGAGGAGCCTGAGCAAGCGCTTTGGAAACGTGAGTGCGGTAGAGCGGGTGGACCTCGAGGTACACCGAGGTGAAATCTTCGGATTCTTAGGCCCCAACGGGGCGGGGAAGACCACCACCCTAGGCATGATCCTGGGGCTGGTCCGACCTACTGCCGGGGATATCGAGGTGCTAGGCCAGCGGGTGGGCTCCGGTCGGACCACCGTGCTGCGCAAGGTGGGGGCTTTGCTGGGGGCTCCGGCCCTTTACCCTCACCTCTCGGGGAGGACCCACCTCGAGCTGCTGGCCCGGCTCCAGGGTGGGGTTAGTCCGGGCCGGATCGTTGAGGTGCTCGAGTGGGTCGGACTGAGTAAAGCCGCTCATCGCCTGGCTGGGACCTACTCCACTGGGATGAAACAGCGGCTGGGCATCGCCATGGCCCTCTTGGGTGAGCCCGAACTGCTGATCCTCGACGAGCCCACTAGTGGCATGGACCCCGCGGGCATGAAGGAGACCCGCGAGCTGATGAAGAGCCTGGCCGCCTCGGGCATCACCCTGATCTTCTCCTCGCACCTGCTGCACGAAGTCGAGGCGGTTTGCGACCGCATCGCGGTGATCCACAGGGGCCGCTTAGTGGCCCAGGGCGCGGTGCAGGAACTCTTGTCGAAGGGCGAAGGAGTGCGGGTCAAAGTGGATGCCCCAGAGGAGGCCGCCCTGATCCTCTCCGGGCTAGCCAGGCGAACCGAGATAGTGGGGGATTATCTGGAAGTCTTCGGCCTGGACGTCAAAGAAATCGTGCGACAACTGGTAGCGGCAGGCTTCGTGCCGAGCGAGGTGCTGCCATTACGGAGTGACCTGGAGGAGCTTTTCCTCGAGCTAACCCGAGAAGGAGAGGGGCGATGA
- a CDS encoding GntR family transcriptional regulator, giving the protein MSDVWDIDAEAGPIYAQIVRGVERMLASGKMKPGDKLPSARELAAELKVNPNTVIHAFSQLEIAGVTETRRGLGTFIREDVKVEGMRLRLLREAAERFLHEVRAIGLSVEDAKKAISEVGDGK; this is encoded by the coding sequence GTGAGCGATGTGTGGGATATCGATGCCGAGGCCGGGCCCATCTACGCCCAGATTGTGCGGGGGGTGGAACGCATGCTAGCCAGTGGAAAGATGAAACCAGGGGACAAGCTCCCCTCGGCGCGTGAACTGGCCGCCGAACTCAAGGTCAACCCTAATACGGTTATTCACGCCTTCAGTCAGCTCGAGATCGCCGGGGTCACCGAGACCCGGCGGGGCTTGGGTACCTTTATCCGCGAGGATGTTAAGGTCGAAGGGATGCGGCTACGCCTCTTGCGCGAGGCGGCGGAGCGATTTTTACATGAGGTGCGGGCTATCGGCCTCTCGGTGGAGGACGCTAAGAAGGCCATCTCGGAGGTGGGCGATGGCAAGTGA